The following proteins are encoded in a genomic region of Papaver somniferum cultivar HN1 unplaced genomic scaffold, ASM357369v1 unplaced-scaffold_10, whole genome shotgun sequence:
- the LOC113326276 gene encoding uncharacterized protein LOC113326276, which translates to MPVSLPNFNNQMNRLSTQHDSSQATCHNCKKAGHIAKNCTMPPAAIPQDTPTTQCHYCKELGHSTRNCTSQTSKNMRILNANGATRFNGPTRFSAAPASYVELLPSAPPQSTTSVDK; encoded by the coding sequence ATGCCTGTGTCTCTTCCAAACTTCAACAACCAGATGAATAGATTATCAACACAGCATGATTCTTCACAAGCCACTTGTCATAACTGCAAGAAAGCTGGTCACATAGCAAAGAATTGTACCATGCCACCTGCTGCAATACCACAAGATACTCCTACCACTCAGTGTCATTACTGCAAAGAACTTGGACACTCAACTAGAAATTGCACATCTCAAACCTCCAAGAATATGCGGATATTGAATGCCAATGGTGCAACAAGATTTAATGGCCCAACTAGATTTTCTGCTGCACCAGCTTCATATGTTGAATTGTTACCATCTGCACCACCTCAATCAACAACTTCAGTTGATAAATAA